One Serpentinicella alkaliphila DNA segment encodes these proteins:
- a CDS encoding potassium channel family protein — protein MKQFIVVGCGRFGSSVARTLYQMGHDVLAIDADEDIVQHISEHVTHAVQADATDENSLRALGIRNFDVAVITIGADIQSSVMATLIVKELGIKYVVSKAQNEMHAKVLYKIGADRVVFPERDMGVKVAHNLVSSNILDFIELAPDFSIMEISALEEWYGKTLQDLNIRAKYGINVMAVKKKNNEINVSPIARDVIDEGDIMVVIGHNNDLKKLQR, from the coding sequence TTGAAACAGTTTATAGTTGTAGGTTGCGGGCGTTTTGGAAGTAGTGTTGCAAGAACTTTATATCAAATGGGACATGATGTACTAGCAATTGATGCTGACGAAGATATTGTACAACATATTTCAGAGCATGTAACACATGCTGTTCAAGCGGATGCAACAGACGAAAATTCATTAAGGGCACTAGGAATTAGAAATTTTGATGTGGCAGTTATAACTATTGGGGCTGATATTCAATCCTCAGTAATGGCTACTCTTATAGTTAAAGAATTAGGTATTAAGTATGTTGTTTCTAAGGCACAAAATGAAATGCACGCCAAAGTGTTATATAAAATTGGGGCAGATAGAGTTGTTTTTCCTGAGAGAGATATGGGAGTAAAAGTTGCTCATAACTTAGTCTCTAGTAACATTCTAGATTTTATAGAATTAGCTCCAGACTTTAGTATTATGGAGATATCTGCTTTAGAAGAATGGTATGGTAAGACTTTACAAGATTTAAATATAAGAGCTAAGTATGGAATAAATGTAATGGCCGTAAAGAAGAAAAATAATGAAATTAATGTATCACCTATAGCTAGGGATGTAATTGATGAAGGTGATATTATGGTAGTAATTGGACATAATAATGATCTAAAGAAACTACAAAGATAG
- a CDS encoding ATP-dependent metallopeptidase FtsH/Yme1/Tma family protein has product MLKKKVVFVLMCTTLLITILLSYLKWYNTEFVEYFSSSNRVFLVLGSTLLVLYYIRLNKSPEYAHAHVKFDKKEKDQSPNEFFTKPKTTFEDVAGLGEVKEELIEVIDFINSPEKYKKMGAKIPKGILFHGPPGTGKTLLASAVAGETKSSFFSVSGSEFVEKYVGVGAKRIRTLFEKAKKESPSVIFIDEIDAIGAKRSIDSNNEKDQTLNQLLVELDGFNTDQSVVVIGATNRLDLLDEALLRPGRFDRHMFIGNPNVKAREEILKVHTQNKPLEPDVVIKDLAKKTHGMSGAHLSSIANEAAIIAVRENKEKISAHHFDCAIERVIAGLQVKNPSILSKEKEIIAYHEVGHALIGRLLRTDMVQKVSIIPRGQALGYVIQMPQDDRYIMTKDELCNKIMVMLGGKAAEELVFNHSSTGAKDDLKKVTDMVMSMICDYGMSDLGYMHNNNVMIKALGVQISQELNNIINNCYKQAYLFLEANKDDLKKVSDALLEKETLNGEELNELLGEPPNPEELKAV; this is encoded by the coding sequence ATTTTGAAAAAGAAAGTGGTTTTTGTACTAATGTGCACAACTCTACTTATAACAATTCTTTTAAGCTACTTAAAGTGGTACAATACAGAATTTGTTGAATATTTTTCATCAAGCAATAGGGTATTTCTTGTTTTAGGCTCAACCCTATTAGTATTATACTACATCAGGTTAAATAAATCACCTGAATATGCCCATGCACATGTAAAGTTTGACAAAAAAGAAAAAGACCAATCTCCTAATGAATTTTTCACTAAACCTAAAACTACCTTTGAAGACGTAGCAGGTCTAGGGGAGGTTAAAGAAGAATTAATTGAAGTAATTGATTTTATTAACTCACCGGAAAAATATAAAAAAATGGGTGCTAAAATTCCTAAGGGGATTTTATTTCATGGCCCTCCAGGTACTGGAAAAACCTTGTTAGCATCGGCTGTTGCAGGTGAAACTAAATCTTCATTTTTCTCTGTAAGTGGTTCAGAATTTGTTGAGAAATATGTAGGTGTTGGTGCGAAAAGAATAAGAACACTTTTTGAAAAAGCTAAAAAGGAGTCTCCAAGCGTAATATTTATTGATGAGATTGATGCGATTGGAGCTAAGCGAAGTATTGATAGTAACAACGAAAAGGATCAAACATTGAATCAGCTTTTGGTTGAATTAGACGGTTTTAATACAGATCAATCTGTTGTAGTTATTGGTGCCACCAACAGATTGGATTTATTAGATGAGGCTCTTTTGCGACCTGGAAGATTTGATAGACATATGTTTATTGGAAATCCAAATGTAAAGGCTAGAGAAGAAATTCTAAAAGTCCATACACAAAATAAACCTTTAGAGCCTGATGTAGTAATTAAAGATTTAGCAAAGAAAACCCATGGTATGAGTGGTGCTCATCTATCTAGTATAGCTAACGAAGCAGCAATAATCGCAGTAAGAGAAAATAAGGAAAAAATTTCTGCCCATCACTTCGACTGTGCTATCGAACGTGTTATAGCTGGATTACAGGTTAAGAACCCAAGTATTTTAAGTAAAGAAAAAGAGATAATAGCTTATCACGAAGTTGGTCATGCTTTAATTGGTCGATTACTTAGAACAGATATGGTACAGAAAGTTTCCATAATTCCACGTGGTCAGGCTCTAGGCTATGTAATACAAATGCCACAGGATGATAGATACATTATGACTAAGGATGAGTTATGTAATAAGATTATGGTTATGCTTGGTGGAAAGGCCGCTGAGGAGCTTGTTTTTAATCATTCATCTACAGGTGCTAAAGATGACTTAAAAAAAGTAACTGACATGGTTATGTCAATGATTTGTGATTATGGCATGAGTGATTTAGGATATATGCATAATAACAATGTTATGATAAAAGCCTTAGGGGTACAAATATCTCAGGAACTAAATAACATAATAAACAATTGCTATAAGCAAGCATATTTGTTTTTAGAAGCAAATAAAGATGATCTTAAAAAAGTATCAGATGCCTTATTAGAAAAAGAAACATTAAATGGCGAAGAATTAAATGAACTGCTTGGTGAACCACCTAACCCAGAAGAGTTAAAAGCAGTTTAA
- the pheT gene encoding phenylalanine--tRNA ligase subunit beta gives MLVPVKWLKDYININIDANTLADKLTMSGSKVEEVKNIGEDIKGVVVGRLESIKPHPDADKLVIVIANVGTEKLQIVTGAKNVKEGDYVPVAIHGAELAGGLKIKKGKLRGEVSEGMLCSQEEVGIAKSMIPEELKDGIWILDKEYSLGADLKEVVPFTDDVIEFEITSNRPDCLSMIGIARETSATLGLPFEYPTITLNEENEKSEDNAKVSIEDKEGCSRYIGRVITDVKIEASPLWMQQRLVKAGVRPINNIVDITNYVMLEYGQPLHAFDLGHIEDNTIIVRKALENEEFKTLDGVQRTLTENMTVIADTKKALAIAGVMGGLESEVTKETKTILLESAHFNADKIRATSKKLGLRTEASARFEKGVDPNIADVAANRACQLIEELGAGKVLKGSVDVYHDVRKPLTRTIRVKRINDLLGTNLSEENMISILESLEIKAVSKDELLEVVIPTFRMDLDHEADFAEEIGRIFGYDNLPATMAKGNIAVGGKTDGQLIEDLAKKTLNSIGMNELLTYSFVSPRSVNRINIAENDNKRNFVKLLNPLGDETSAMRTTILTNLLDVLERNNNRKVESARAFELGRIFIPKADKSEKLPDELKSLVIGMYGNEDFFTLKGAINSLLDTLGIKDYDYDVEKNNPTYHPGRCANIVVGNSILGTLGELHPMVSEEYGFSKRCYCAELDFEMIIELTKLDVLYKTLPKYPSIIRDFAFVLKEEIYVKEIENIIRRLGGDILESFKLFDVYKGDQVEAGHKSVAYTLTYRHKERTLTDDDVNKINDKILSAIKEELGGVLR, from the coding sequence ATGTTAGTACCTGTTAAATGGCTTAAAGACTATATAAATATTAATATAGATGCAAATACCTTAGCTGATAAATTGACTATGTCAGGCTCGAAGGTAGAAGAAGTAAAGAATATTGGTGAAGATATTAAAGGAGTAGTTGTTGGAAGATTAGAATCTATAAAACCTCATCCGGATGCAGATAAACTTGTTATTGTTATTGCTAATGTTGGAACTGAAAAACTTCAAATAGTAACTGGAGCAAAAAACGTCAAAGAAGGAGACTACGTTCCAGTTGCAATCCATGGTGCGGAGCTTGCTGGTGGATTAAAGATAAAAAAAGGTAAGCTCAGGGGAGAGGTTTCTGAAGGTATGCTTTGCTCCCAAGAAGAGGTTGGAATAGCTAAAAGTATGATTCCAGAGGAATTAAAAGATGGTATTTGGATTCTAGATAAGGAATATTCCTTAGGTGCTGATTTAAAAGAAGTTGTACCTTTTACTGATGACGTAATTGAATTTGAAATTACTTCAAATCGTCCTGATTGTTTAAGTATGATTGGTATTGCTAGGGAGACATCTGCAACACTAGGTCTACCTTTTGAGTATCCTACAATAACACTAAATGAGGAAAATGAAAAAAGTGAGGACAATGCAAAAGTAAGCATAGAGGATAAGGAAGGTTGCTCAAGATATATTGGAAGAGTTATTACGGATGTAAAAATAGAAGCATCTCCTTTATGGATGCAACAACGCCTTGTTAAGGCAGGGGTTCGTCCAATTAATAATATAGTTGATATAACAAATTATGTAATGCTTGAATATGGTCAGCCATTACATGCCTTTGACTTAGGTCATATAGAGGATAATACAATCATTGTAAGAAAAGCCTTAGAGAATGAAGAGTTTAAGACTTTAGATGGTGTTCAAAGAACTCTTACTGAAAATATGACAGTAATTGCAGATACTAAAAAAGCCTTAGCCATTGCTGGTGTTATGGGTGGATTAGAATCAGAGGTTACTAAGGAAACAAAAACTATTTTATTAGAGTCGGCTCACTTTAATGCAGATAAAATTAGAGCAACATCTAAGAAACTAGGACTTAGAACAGAGGCATCGGCTAGATTTGAAAAGGGTGTAGATCCTAATATAGCAGATGTTGCAGCGAATAGGGCTTGTCAATTAATAGAAGAGCTTGGGGCAGGAAAAGTTCTAAAAGGATCTGTTGATGTATACCACGATGTAAGAAAGCCGTTAACTAGAACTATAAGAGTAAAAAGAATTAATGATTTATTAGGTACTAACTTGTCTGAGGAAAATATGATTAGTATATTAGAAAGCCTAGAGATAAAAGCTGTAAGTAAGGATGAACTTCTTGAGGTAGTTATTCCTACTTTCCGAATGGATTTAGATCATGAAGCAGATTTTGCAGAGGAAATTGGAAGAATTTTCGGTTATGATAATCTACCGGCAACTATGGCAAAAGGTAATATTGCAGTAGGTGGTAAAACTGATGGACAATTAATTGAAGATCTAGCAAAGAAAACATTAAATTCTATCGGAATGAATGAACTATTAACATATTCCTTTGTTAGCCCACGAAGTGTTAATAGAATTAATATCGCAGAGAATGATAATAAGAGAAATTTCGTAAAATTGTTAAATCCACTAGGGGATGAGACAAGTGCAATGAGAACCACTATACTTACAAACCTTCTTGATGTACTAGAGAGAAACAATAATCGTAAGGTTGAATCAGCTAGAGCCTTCGAACTTGGTAGAATATTTATACCGAAGGCAGATAAATCTGAAAAATTACCAGATGAATTAAAGAGTTTAGTTATAGGGATGTATGGCAATGAAGATTTCTTTACATTAAAGGGTGCTATTAATTCACTATTAGATACATTAGGAATTAAAGATTATGATTACGATGTTGAAAAAAATAATCCTACTTACCATCCAGGAAGATGTGCTAATATTGTGGTGGGAAATAGTATCTTAGGAACTTTAGGAGAATTACATCCAATGGTGTCAGAGGAATACGGCTTTAGTAAAAGATGTTACTGTGCGGAATTAGACTTCGAAATGATAATAGAGTTAACTAAGTTAGATGTTTTATATAAGACACTACCTAAGTATCCTTCAATAATTAGAGATTTCGCTTTTGTTCTTAAGGAAGAAATCTATGTTAAAGAAATAGAGAACATAATTAGAAGACTAGGTGGAGATATTTTAGAAAGCTTTAAACTGTTTGACGTATATAAAGGAGACCAAGTTGAAGCAGGGCATAAAAGTGTTGCCTATACTCTAACATATAGACATAAGGAAAGAACATTAACAGATGATGATGTAAATAAAATAAATGATAAAATACTAAGTGCAATAAAAGAAGAGCTAGGTGGAGTTTTAAGATAA
- a CDS encoding TrmH family RNA methyltransferase, whose protein sequence is MEAQYISSEDNKIIKQINSLKMRKQRKKLGKFIVEGYRVIVDCLSSNSQIIDFVVFSSSAIESSEGKKLFKTLMLNHKVFEVPDKLFKKITETENPQGMLAVVNMIDFKLDTLLNKEDNSIFIILDRIQDPGNMGTIIRTAVAINAKAVILTKGSVDPYNSKTVRSTMGAVFNIPIIEIEDNSWVTALKENNIRLIGSTLDTQKSYLQIDYSGGLGIIIGNEANGIDPQLLEEVDEKVYIPIIGNIESLNASVAAGVLLYKAIEHVHK, encoded by the coding sequence ATGGAAGCTCAATATATATCAAGTGAAGATAATAAAATAATAAAACAAATCAACTCATTAAAGATGAGAAAGCAACGTAAAAAGCTAGGTAAATTTATTGTTGAAGGATATAGAGTCATTGTAGATTGTTTGTCTAGCAACTCTCAAATAATTGATTTTGTTGTTTTTTCTAGTAGTGCAATAGAAAGCTCTGAAGGAAAAAAATTATTTAAAACATTAATGTTAAACCATAAAGTTTTTGAAGTACCTGATAAATTATTTAAAAAAATTACAGAGACAGAAAATCCCCAAGGGATGTTGGCTGTTGTTAATATGATAGATTTTAAGTTAGATACTCTTTTAAATAAAGAGGATAATTCAATTTTCATTATTCTGGATAGAATTCAAGACCCAGGAAATATGGGGACTATAATTAGGACTGCTGTGGCTATTAATGCTAAAGCCGTTATTTTAACAAAGGGTAGTGTTGACCCATATAATAGTAAAACCGTTAGGTCAACAATGGGTGCAGTTTTTAATATTCCGATTATTGAAATAGAGGATAATTCATGGGTAACTGCCTTGAAGGAAAATAACATTAGATTAATAGGAAGTACACTTGATACTCAAAAAAGCTATTTACAAATAGACTACTCTGGTGGTTTAGGAATTATAATAGGAAACGAGGCTAATGGTATTGACCCTCAATTACTTGAAGAGGTCGATGAAAAGGTTTACATACCAATTATTGGTAATATAGAGTCGTTAAATGCCTCAGTTGCAGCAGGAGTGTTATTATATAAGGCAATTGAGCATGTACATAAATAA
- the infC gene encoding translation initiation factor IF-3 — MYTYVFKKIRRCFIIKEVNEQQINEEIRDKEVRLVDTEGEQLGIMSAKEAQKLANAKNLDLVKIAPKANPPVCKIMDYGKYKYELAKKEKEAKKNQKVTVVKEVRLSANIEKHDLEVKANQAVKFLKNGDKVKVTLRFRGRELSNINLNKAVIDEFKELLIEYSTVEKEAKLEGKQMIMVLAPKNS, encoded by the coding sequence TTGTACACATATGTTTTTAAGAAAATTAGGAGGTGTTTCATTATTAAAGAAGTTAATGAACAACAAATTAACGAAGAGATTCGTGATAAAGAAGTAAGACTTGTAGACACAGAAGGTGAGCAATTAGGAATTATGTCTGCAAAGGAAGCTCAAAAACTAGCTAATGCAAAGAACTTAGATCTAGTTAAAATAGCTCCAAAGGCAAACCCGCCAGTATGCAAAATCATGGACTATGGAAAGTATAAGTATGAATTGGCAAAGAAGGAAAAAGAGGCAAAGAAAAATCAAAAAGTTACTGTTGTAAAAGAAGTACGCCTTAGTGCCAACATAGAAAAGCATGATTTAGAGGTTAAAGCTAATCAAGCAGTTAAGTTTCTTAAAAATGGAGATAAGGTTAAAGTAACCTTAAGATTCAGAGGTAGAGAACTTAGCAATATAAATTTAAACAAAGCAGTAATCGATGAATTTAAGGAGCTTCTAATTGAGTATTCTACTGTTGAAAAAGAAGCAAAGTTAGAAGGAAAACAAATGATTATGGTACTAGCTCCGAAAAATTCATAA
- the rpmI gene encoding 50S ribosomal protein L35, which produces MPKMKSHRGARKRFKKTGTGKVKRMQAFTSHILTKKTAKRKRNLRKATLVFKGEAQKIARLLQF; this is translated from the coding sequence ATGCCAAAAATGAAAAGCCATAGAGGTGCAAGAAAAAGATTCAAAAAAACAGGTACAGGTAAAGTTAAAAGAATGCAAGCTTTTACAAGCCATATTTTAACTAAAAAAACAGCTAAAAGAAAAAGAAATCTTAGAAAAGCTACTCTTGTATTCAAAGGGGAAGCTCAAAAAATTGCACGTTTATTACAATTTTAG
- a CDS encoding YqzL family protein: MKTANTFWKIFEMTGSVTAYIMYKKLY, encoded by the coding sequence GTGAAGACCGCAAATACATTTTGGAAAATCTTTGAGATGACAGGTTCCGTAACAGCCTATATTATGTACAAGAAACTATATTAG
- the pheS gene encoding phenylalanine--tRNA ligase subunit alpha: MEAKLKELQERAILDINSAQFTDDLEKARVKYLGKKGELTEVLRGMGSLSAEERPLVGKVANEVREEIEAHLEKAKTLIKAKEMNKKLETESIDVTMPGKDIVLGKRHPLTQGMDELKDIFISMGFKVAEGPEVETVYYNFDALNAAPNHPSRDMTDTFYINDDVILRPQTSPVQVRYMEKTKPPIRIISPGRCFRNDTPDATHSPMFHQLEGLVVDKGITLADLKGTLEVFVKKFLGEHTQIKFRPHFFPFTEPSAEVDATCFKCGGSGCGFCKKSGWIELLGAGMVHPNVLRNCGIDPEVYSGFAFGMGVDRLVMLKYGIDDIRLLYENDMRFLNQF, from the coding sequence ATGGAAGCCAAGTTAAAGGAATTGCAAGAAAGAGCTATACTTGATATTAATTCAGCTCAGTTCACTGACGATTTGGAAAAGGCAAGAGTTAAATATCTAGGTAAAAAAGGGGAATTAACAGAGGTATTAAGAGGTATGGGTAGCTTATCTGCAGAGGAAAGACCTCTAGTCGGTAAAGTTGCAAATGAGGTAAGAGAAGAGATTGAAGCCCATTTAGAAAAGGCAAAAACTCTAATAAAAGCAAAGGAAATGAATAAGAAGCTTGAAACAGAGTCTATTGATGTAACCATGCCTGGAAAGGATATAGTACTAGGAAAAAGACATCCATTAACTCAAGGTATGGATGAATTAAAGGATATATTTATTAGCATGGGATTTAAAGTAGCAGAGGGTCCAGAGGTAGAAACAGTGTATTATAACTTTGATGCTTTAAATGCAGCTCCAAATCATCCATCAAGAGATATGACGGATACTTTCTATATAAATGATGATGTTATTTTAAGACCACAGACATCTCCAGTACAAGTAAGATATATGGAAAAAACTAAGCCGCCTATAAGAATTATTTCACCAGGAAGGTGCTTTAGAAATGATACTCCAGATGCAACCCATTCCCCAATGTTCCATCAATTAGAGGGATTAGTAGTGGATAAGGGAATTACTTTAGCAGATTTAAAGGGTACCTTAGAAGTATTCGTTAAGAAGTTCTTAGGTGAGCATACACAAATTAAGTTTAGACCACATTTCTTCCCATTTACAGAACCAAGTGCAGAAGTTGATGCAACTTGTTTTAAATGTGGAGGTTCAGGCTGTGGTTTCTGTAAAAAGAGTGGATGGATTGAATTATTAGGCGCGGGTATGGTGCATCCAAATGTACTTAGAAACTGTGGAATAGATCCAGAAGTATATAGTGGCTTTGCATTTGGAATGGGAGTCGACCGCTTAGTTATGTTAAAATACGGTATCGACGATATAAGGCTATTATATGAGAACGATATGAGATTCTTAAATCAATTCTAG
- a CDS encoding TrkH family potassium uptake protein: protein MKDRMDGFNLAPTQVLAIGFALVILVGSMLLNLPIASQDGRSIGFINALFTSASAVCVTGLVVVDTGTHWTVFGKTVILILIQVGGLGFMTLATMLAVLLGKKISLKERLLIQESLSQYTLSGVVRFTQYILLVTLLIEGLGALLLSFTFVPEHGLAKGIAYSIFHSISAFCNAGFDIIGHGRGLTPYVNDPIVNFTIWSLVILGGIGFSVIVDINNKRSIRKLSLHTKIVLVVTFILLTSGFLAFLLLEWNNPETLGNLPLTGKLMAGFFQSMTTRTAGFNTIALDQMNDASKLITIILMFIGGSPASTAGGIKTATLGVIIFTVISVIKGKEETELFKKRIPRDIVNRAITVSFISLTLVIVVTGILTMTETGFSFLEILFESTSAFGTVGLSLGITSELSSLGRLVITFLMFAGRVGPITIVFALARRQRKYKGIIKYPEGKILVG from the coding sequence ATGAAAGATAGAATGGACGGGTTTAATTTAGCACCAACCCAAGTGTTAGCAATAGGTTTTGCACTTGTTATACTAGTTGGGTCTATGCTATTAAATCTACCTATAGCATCCCAAGACGGCAGAAGTATCGGCTTTATAAATGCATTATTTACATCTGCTTCAGCAGTATGCGTAACAGGATTAGTAGTAGTTGATACAGGAACCCACTGGACAGTATTTGGTAAAACAGTGATATTAATATTGATTCAAGTTGGTGGACTAGGATTCATGACCTTAGCTACTATGCTTGCAGTTTTACTAGGAAAGAAAATTTCTTTAAAGGAAAGGCTTTTAATTCAGGAGTCTTTAAGTCAATATACATTATCTGGAGTAGTGAGATTTACACAATATATACTGTTAGTGACTCTGTTAATTGAGGGCTTGGGTGCATTACTATTATCATTTACTTTCGTTCCAGAACACGGTTTAGCTAAAGGTATTGCCTATTCCATTTTTCATTCAATCTCAGCATTCTGCAATGCAGGCTTTGATATAATTGGTCATGGAAGAGGATTAACTCCATATGTAAATGACCCAATAGTCAACTTTACAATTTGGAGCTTAGTTATTCTCGGTGGTATTGGTTTTTCAGTTATAGTAGATATTAATAACAAAAGAAGTATTAGGAAATTATCTTTACATACTAAAATAGTTTTAGTGGTAACATTTATATTATTAACAAGTGGATTTCTAGCTTTCCTTTTACTAGAATGGAATAACCCAGAAACCTTAGGAAATCTACCATTAACAGGCAAACTGATGGCAGGCTTCTTTCAGTCAATGACTACAAGAACTGCTGGATTTAATACAATTGCATTAGATCAAATGAATGATGCATCAAAGCTTATAACTATAATACTGATGTTTATAGGTGGTTCTCCTGCATCGACAGCAGGGGGGATTAAAACTGCTACACTAGGGGTTATAATCTTTACTGTCATATCAGTAATCAAAGGTAAAGAAGAAACAGAGCTATTTAAAAAACGTATTCCTAGGGACATCGTTAATCGTGCAATAACTGTAAGTTTTATATCTTTAACATTAGTTATTGTTGTTACAGGAATACTTACAATGACTGAAACAGGGTTTTCGTTTCTAGAAATACTATTTGAGTCAACATCCGCCTTTGGTACGGTTGGCCTTTCCTTAGGAATTACTTCTGAGCTTAGCAGCTTAGGAAGATTAGTAATAACTTTCTTAATGTTTGCAGGTAGGGTGGGACCAATAACTATAGTATTTGCCCTAGCTAGAAGACAAAGAAAGTACAAAGGAATAATAAAATATCCAGAAGGTAAAATACTTGTAGGCTAA
- the rplT gene encoding 50S ribosomal protein L20, with protein MARVKKGVTARRRHKKVLKLAKGFRGARSKLFRPANQFVMKALRHAYAGRKLRKRDFRKLWITRINAGARMSGLSYSRFMNGLKLAGIQMNRKVLSEMAIYDKEGFAQLVEVAKQKLNA; from the coding sequence ATGGCTAGAGTTAAAAAAGGTGTTACGGCACGTAGAAGACATAAAAAAGTATTAAAGCTTGCAAAAGGATTTAGAGGTGCAAGAAGTAAATTATTTAGACCAGCAAACCAATTTGTTATGAAAGCATTAAGACATGCTTATGCTGGAAGAAAATTAAGAAAAAGAGATTTTAGAAAATTATGGATCACAAGAATCAATGCCGGAGCTAGAATGAGCGGCTTATCATATTCAAGATTTATGAATGGGTTAAAATTAGCTGGAATCCAAATGAACAGAAAAGTTCTTTCAGAGATGGCTATTTATGATAAAGAAGGTTTTGCTCAATTAGTTGAAGTTGCAAAACAAAAATTAAATGCGTAA